One Salvelinus alpinus chromosome 9, SLU_Salpinus.1, whole genome shotgun sequence genomic window, AAAAAGTGAACAAAAATTACATGATAAAAAATGTACACTATAATAATGATGTTATAGTAATGTTCCAAAAACATTATTTCAGAACATATAATCATTCCAATAACATATCATTCTTGTGTCGTGACTCATTTGAGAAAAGGCAAGAGGCTGGCAGCATAGCATTGTCTTGACACCTGAACATCCATCTTCTCAATTTGGAATCTGGATACTGGCTGCTTGATCAGTAGCTCagatccaaaatgtattttggtCTGAAAGATACACAAAAAGATGACATGAGTGGAAGATCAAAAGACATAACCACATATTATGTATTAATGAATACATTCTATTCAATAGTGTTTCAATTAACAAGCTCAGGTGATAATCTCTATATTATTTAGTCATCTGAACAGTCACTAAAGAGTATCCAGAGCAGTTTCTTCTACTCACTTGCAGGCCTTAATGTTAATGCAGATGGTCCTCACGTCATCGCTGGTGCTAAGCTCCTCAACCAACACCCACAAGTGCTTTTTTACCATGCCTTTGCACAGAGATTTAAGGAGGCCCAATGTATCGCAAACAGACAATAGCTTCTGCTTTATCTGCACCTATTGAAGAGAAATCAACATCAACACCAGTTGAAATTTTCGGAGAAATATTTCAGTCAATAGTAAATAGTGACATTTCTTGAAGGGACACTCTCATGAATTGTAATGCTATTGGGTAGTTACCTCGCTAGAGGAAGAGGAGATGTGTTTCTTCACTTTGTTCAGTGCCCACATACACGCCCAGCATGTTCCCTTAAACTGTTGCATCGTTGGAAAGCATAAACAGACAATAATGTACATGGTGTGATGTATTCAGTATTATGGTTTAAGTACATTTGAATACGTAATGTAAGAGTGAAAGTCAGGTTGGATAAGAGTTTCATCAATGTCTTGGTTGCATTCATGTAATTCAGTTATGTGCTGTTACATAGCAGCAGGTTAGTTGAGTATTCCAATAGAAAGTTGCAGAAATGTCTACTGCTAGTTCATACAATTTTGACCATATAGCATACTGTTACCATGTGCTTTTCTGGCTGTGCTTCCACTACTTCCTGGTCATCAAGGTTAACCTCTTGGCATTGTCCACAGACTTCCCAAACTGTGAAATAAAAATGGTACAACATTCCATTATATTGTACTGAAACGAAAGGTGAACTTGGAGTGGATTTAGGTCCCCCCTTTACAGATTCTCATACACCGTGACCCAATCAAATGTATCTGCTACATTTACAGCAGTTACTACTTGAGTTAACAAATGAAAGCTCACCTGAACAAGCCAGTAGACTGAGGGTAAGGAGGACCAGAGAAGTCTTCATGATTTGTGGTGGTAGAGATGTGAAGAGTAAAGTTGTGGTGGGGTTTGGTAAAGTGACTTATGATTCAGACAAGCCCCTTTATACACCGAGGTCCGTCTACCCACATCCCCCTGTACAACCCCCACCCACGACGATCTTTAATCTCTTTTTCATCTCCACTGTCTTATCTTCATTTTAATTTCATTTTATTTGTCAATTACAgataccccttggatttcttcatatTTTATTGTGCTACAAAATGGGATTACATTGTTATTCTTTTTTTCAACAATCTACTCAAAATGGGATTCCTAAAATATAGTCGTTACAAAAGTGTTTAGCCCCTTTGTtcaggcaagcctaaattagttcaggattTTTTTAAAAATGGCTCaacaaatcacataagttacattaactcactctgtgtgaaaaagtagaggttgacatgatttttgaatgactaacccttcctctgtcccacTTACAttcaacatctgtaaggtccctcagacaagtattgaatttcaagcacagatacaactacaaagaccagggagcttttcaaaagcctcacaaagaagggtagcgattggtagatgggtaacaataacaaatcagacattcaCTGTTAATAGTtcataattatgctgtggattacgtattaaaccacccagacacatcaaagacacagtcgtccttctgaactaAGCTGCaagacaggaaggaaactgctcaggggtGATTTtaaaatggctgtgatgggaggaAACTTAGGGTGGGTCAACAACAtagtagtgactccacaataatgacttaaatgatagagtgaaaagaagaatacaaatatacagaataaaaatattccaaaacattcatcttgtatgcaacaaggcacgaAAGTAATACTGAAGAAAGAAACATGGCAAAGAAAtgcactttttggcctaaatgcaaagccttatgtttggggcaaatccaacacaacacatcactgagaaactggctccttattttcaagcatggtggtggctgcatcatggtttGGGTAGGCTTGACATCGGCAAATACTGGTGGAGCTTTTCAGGATAAATAAATGCGatgaagctaagcacaggcaaaatcctagaggaaaacctggttcagtctgctttacaccagacactgggagagaaattcccctttcagcagaacaataacctacaacacaggGCCATATCTAAACTtgtgttgcttaccaagaagacattgaatgttcctgaatggccaagttacagttttgaattaaatctGCTTTTAAATCTATTCTATTCcactaagctaacatatgaaattgttttaagatggtcataccaagaaTAATTTAGTtatttcattttttcatttttttgatgaaacattgaatttggccttactgctattagcccataacaacgcattgaataacaggttcatacatggaaaaacagatagTCAATGAATAAGGTCGCCATTGGCGGATGCGGTAGAATGAGACGCAGTCCatgcaaaaaaacagatatctctagcttaatcaaaaaataatcatcatcatctttcttccactttgacattacagcattttgtgtagattgttgacactTTGTAGCACAATAACatttgaagaaatccaagggacGTGAATACTTTTGAAAGGCACTGTCTGTACAGTATATCAGAAACACCTGCAAAGCAGCCTACTGAGCCAAACAGTCTTTCGACGTCCACTTCCTATTGCTATatatagctacagttgaagtcggaagtttacatactttgGAAGtagaactttggaagtatgcttggggtcattgtccatttggaagacccatttgcaaccaagctttaacttcctgactgatgtcttgagatgttgcttcaatatatccacataattttcctttcctctattttgtgaagtgcaccagtccctcctgcagcaaagcacccccacaacatgatcctgccacccccgtgcatcacgtttgggatggtgttcttcggcttgcaagcctctaccctttttcctccaaacataacaatggtcattatggccaaacagttctatttttgtttcatcagaccagaggacatttctccaaaaagtacgatctttgtccccatgtgcagttgcaaactgtagtctggcgtttttatggcgtttttggagcagtggcttcttccttgctgagcggcctttcaggttatgcgatataggactcgttttactgtggatatagatacttttgtacctgtttccataGTAGGGAATGAGTTTCTTGAAATGCTTACGcaagtagctatctagctaacgttagctgtacTAAATGTGTAATGTTATGGTATCAGAACTTCGGAATAAAGTGAGAGGTCATAGTTACATCTACTTACAGGTTTCTAGCATGAGAGATCGGCCCACTGCAGGTTTGCGATTTCTCAGCACAAGCATCCCCAGTGTAATGCAACGGAGGAGCAATGGTGAGTTTATGATGCCTAAATAGCTAGAAACTACAATGGTGCTCATAACAACAGATCGACAACCAGAAtaattagctaactaactagtTGACTTGGCTATTCCTTTTGCCTTGCCCCACCTACTCCGATGTAATGTTAACCTCATGTTACTGTTGTCACTGACATGCTTGACATTCTGATTATCTCGAACAGAATACAGGCCTATACTGTGAGAATATGCAGCTCAATTGAAAGACAGAGCAACAATATCGACACACATTATGTGCTTTCTTTCTGAGGTAGGGTTCAGTGGAGCTGTAGCTGGGTCGGGATATTGTGAAAGCCTAGGGAAAGGGCTGCACTCGGGGTAGGGAAGCTCTTTGGGGGCAGACAGTTTGAATGGGCTTGCCAATGAGAATAAGATAATGAACAGCCTAAtttctgtagcctacagttcACCAGATTATCAAACCTGTCATTTGCCTGTTTATCATCCCAAAGAGTTGCATGTGGATCGCAGGCTGGGGTCGTGGTACCACTGAGACACTACACAATCGGCATTGTCTTTCTGCATTTACAACCACCCAGTATATgcgaaaatgtgtgtgtgtcttgcgaTACAGCAACATTGGTATGCATGCCTGAAGCCTCAGTGCATACTCGCATTCCAGTGAAAAAGCCAAGAGTGGACTATTCCAGCGATGACTTCAGTTATCACCCAGATGATGACACTATCGGCGATGGCGAACTGTAAGATACAAGGTCACTACAGTGTAATGGTCAtttatgactaaatgtgttttaCTGATACATTTTATAGGTGAAATGTATTGCTGTGCCAAAGTACAATATCTAGATTTGATCAATTGAATGTTTAACATACTTGTGATGTTCACCTACATGTCTGTCATGTTCTCTTACAGACTTCTCCTGTCAGCCATGCATTACAATGAGAATGCAGACAGGTCTCAGGCAACCACTCCAGCCGGAGAATCCAGGTTCAAATTCGGTTCCCTAAGGGGGCTTTCACACCATATTGGTTTGGAGCTTTTTTTACTCTAGTGCATTTACCCTGTTAGTTCAGTTCTTCTGGACTGGTGTAAACACTCTATTCACACTGGGGGAACGCAGTAAGCAACACACTGTGGTTCGCACAAAAAGGGTGGTCTCAGTCCGATTCGTACCGTGGCAGTTCGCTTCAGATGACAACACAGTCCAGACTAAACGCAGGAAAATAACCAGAGTCGCACAGTATTATTGGTTGTTTGACTGTGAGCATTTGATGAAATGCAGCATCCTGACTTGATATGTCTGAAACATTCTGTGAGTAGCAGTGCATTTATGAGCACATCTGATGCAGATTAGGGGAGACAGGGCTATCTGATGCAGATTAGGGGAGACAGGGCTATCTGATGCAGATTAGGGGAGACAGGGCTATACCAGGGATATAGGCTACTGAATAAAGCCTATTCACGTTGTAGTTAGAGCGGCTATTCCTGCATGTTGTTGGAAGACCAAAGAGAAAGTAATATTAAGATTGGGACAGACAAGTAATGCTTCATGATAATCATAGATGGATTTAACTTGAGCATGGACACGTGGTTTTGTTAaggaatttttgtttgtttgataTTTGGCAATGTGAAACCAACCAGACCAAATGAAAAAATATATGATAATGTGACAAATAATTGAACTCCAGCTCAAAACTATGTGTGAAAAAAGCCCTAGTTCGGTTGGACTGGTGTGAACACCAGGTGTGTGCCGTTATGGCCATACTCGTATTCGTAAACATATCTATAAATTGACAGTTGATAGTCGGATAGGATGATACTCGAGATCGGAAAAAAATGAAATGTTTTCATATGTCAAAGTAGGAAAATACCTATCTCCCTGCACCAAATGAAAAAAATACAATGTAACAAATAATCAAAATTTTATTTGAACTATAGCTCAGAACCATGTATGCAGTGTAATATAGAAAATCC contains:
- the LOC139530567 gene encoding antimicrobial peptide NK-lysin-like, with protein sequence MKTSLVLLTLSLLACSVWEVCGQCQEVNLDDQEVVEAQPEKHMFKGTCWACMWALNKVKKHISSSSSEVQIKQKLLSVCDTLGLLKSLCKGMVKKHLWVLVEELSTSDDVRTICINIKACKPKYILDLSY